GAATTCTTCTTTGCTGAGTGAATTATGCGACTTAATAAGTTTATCTATATTAGCGGGATCGGGACGCACATCCTCATTCTTTAAGAACTCAAGCAAGGTTTGCTCTCCTTCTTTCTGGGCATTATGCTGTTCCCTTCTTAGGATTGTTGTAATTTTGGCTTTCGCTTTAGCTGTTGTTGCAAAGTTTTCCCACGATGGCTGTACTTTTTGAGAACGTGAAGTAAGAATCTCTACTTGGTCTCCACTCTCTAACTTATGACTGATAGGAACAAGTTTATGATTAACTTTAGCTCCGATACAATGACTGCCCAAATAGGTGTGAATGGAGAAGGCAAAGTCCAGCGCAGTGGCGTTCTGTGGCATGGTTTTGATTTCTCCTTTTGGTGTGAAAACAAATATCTCGGATGCAAATAGATTTAGTTTGATAGTATCAAGAAAGTCCATTGCGTCTGGTTGGGGGTCTTCCAGGATCTCCTTGATAGTTTTAAGCCACTTATCCAGTTCGCCCTCATCTTCGCTTCCTCCTCCTTCTTTATATTTCCAGTGTGCTGCAAATCCTTGTTCAGCCACTTCATTCATTCTGTCACTTCTGATCTGCACCTCAATCCATTGTCCGTTATTTGCCATCAGAGTGACATGTAGAGCCTGATATCCATTTGCTTTTGGATGGCTAACCCAATCTCTCAAACGGTCGGGGTGAGGTCGGTATATTTTTGAAATGGAAACATAAATATTGAAACACTCATTCAGCTCTTCTTCCTGGTTTTTGGGTGTAAAGATAATGCGGACAGCCAGCAAATCGTAGATCTCCTCGAAAGGAATGCTTTTTGTCTGCATCTTGTTCCAGATAGAATAAATTGATTTAATGCGGGCGATGATTTCATATTTCAGTCCCATCTTGTCAAGCTGAGCACGGATAGGAGCAGTGAAGTTCTTGAATACTTCATCACGATGGGCCTCTGTGGCTTTTAGTTTTCCCTGGATTTCGGTATAGATCTCTGGATGTTCATACTTAAAACTCAGGTTTTCCAGCTCGGTTTTAATCTTGTTCAGTCCAAGCCGGTTAGCAAGTGGAGCATAGATATACAGTGTTTCGCCAGCAATTTTATATTGTTTGTTGGGAAGCAATGATCCCAATGTTCGCATGTTGTGCAATCTGTCTGCTATTTTAATCAGGATAACTCTGATATCATCAGACATGGTTAGCAGCAATTTTTTAAAATTCTCTGCCTGAGCTGAGGCATGTGCTCCGAATATTCCACCAGAAATTTTGGTTAGACCACTTACAATCTGTGCAATCTTTGGACCAAATATATTTTCAATATCTTCAACAGTGTAATCTGTATCCTCTACTACGTCGTGTAAAAGCGCCGAGCAAATGGAGGTTGATCCCAGTCCTATTTCGTTGCAGACTATTTTTGCTACGGCGATAGGGTGCATAATATATGGCTCCCCGGACTGCCGTTTAATTCCTTTATGTGCCTGATTGGCAAAATTAAAGGCTTTAGTGATTATTTCGACGCGCTTCCGATGTCTGGTTGCTAGATAGTCGTTCAGAAGTTCCTGGAACGCCTGATCAATCATCTCTTCATCGGTAAGTTGCTTGTTGTTATCCATATCCATAATCTATTCCTCTTTGTAGGTATTGCAAAAATAAATAAAAATCCCTATCAAGCAAGCTTTTTTTACAAAATGTATCCGGCAACTTTATTTATATATTTTCAGTCTTTTGCCCGATGAGATCTTGTTCTTGCGTAATCTGTTCCATTTTTTGATTTCAGATACGCTGACGCCATATCTTTGAGCTATCGTAGAAAGTGTTTGCCCTTTGCGTACTTTATGATAAACATATTTGGGCGCAGCAGGTTTCTCAGCCACTTCTTCTACCGATACCGTTTTTCTGTTCAGAAACAACTCGTCTGCACGATAATTATAAATAGTATCTTGTCTGTCGATAAAAGTGTTGATATAGTTGCGAGGCAGACGAAGTGTGTATGCTCCGGTATTTCCCGGGATGACATCAGTCTTGTATTGTGGATTCAAACTCCTGATCTGATTGATGTTTATTCCGCAAATATCTGCTATCTGTTCGAAATGGAGACTTTTATTTACCATCACAGTGTCTGTATTCTCCGACAGTTCTGCTTCCATCGGGCATATATTGTGATCGCAATAATAGTTCATCACATAGTTTGCAGCAATGAATGCAGGAACATACCCTCTTGTTTCCTGTGGAAGGTAATTGTATATTGCCCAATAATCCTTAGATCCGTTAGCGCGACGAATTGCTTTGTTGATATTTCCGGGTCCGCAATTATATGCAGCAATAACCAGGTTCCAGTCTTGATAAATTGTATAGAGATCCCTTAAGTAACGTGCAGCAGCCCAGGTTGATTTTATTGGATCTCGGCGCTCATCGACCAGGCTATTAGATTCAAGTCCATACACTTTACCTGTTCCAATCATAAATTGCCAGAGTCCTGCTGCGCCTACTGGTGAGGTTGCTTTGGGGTTTAATGAAGATTCAATAATAGGCAAATATTTCAGTTCCAAAGGAATATTGTATGCATCGAGTGCTTCTTCAAAGAGTGGAATATAGAAATTGGCTGCACCCAGCATATATGAAACCTGCTTGCGAAGCTTACCAGAATAGAGTTCGATAAATTTACGGACTATATCATTATAAGTAAGTTCCATCACTGCAGGTATACGAGATAAACGGTCAATGTATACAGAATCGCTGAAGGTAGGATTTTCATCCTTCATCATGCAGTCTCTGGCTGGTGTCAAAGCGTTTTTTGAATGCCATTCATTGAGTAGACTGTCAATATCATAAGTCATGCTTTGAGGCAAGCCAATTGTTTCCTCGCGAGTCGTTCCGTTTTCATGAACGGTTACATTGATACTCTGCGCGTTTATCTGTGAGATAATGAAGAGTACAAAGGTAAGGATTAGGAATAATTTCTTCATGTGTCTTTATTTCTAAAATTTTAAGCTGCACTGTACACCAAACACATTCTTTTGTGAATGGTACTCATTAATTACAGCCGGATTAATTTGTAAGCCGATATCTGGTGAGATATCAAAGTTAGATAGTTCGGCGTCTACATACGCATCAATGATAGATACAAGATATACACCAATGAATGCAAAAATGCTCAGGTCCCGGTATCTTCTATATGAATCTTTTTTTTGTTTGAAAACTTTCTTAAGCCAGTCTTCTTTACCTGCGGTATTGAAATTGGGAGGTAAAAAGTTTAGATAACTATTCGTTTTATCATCACTATCCATCAAATCCAGATAGGCTTGCGAATAATCCTTGTAATATTTGTTGTTCCAGCTGAGTGCATAGGCACAGCCAACAAAACCTCCGTAAATAATAGGAAGTTTCCAATACTTACGGTTATATATTTGCCCACCACCAGGAAATACTGCTGCTAACCAGGTAGCTTTCGAAGAATTTGGTATGAATATCTTTCTGGCTGCTTGCATTGAATCTGAACGTAAAGCCAATGGGTCTACTTTCAATGGAGCATTTATTTCTTCCAGGTTTTTTTTGTTTACCAAATCAATACTATCAGATGAAGAACGTTCTTGTATCGTATTTTTGGATTCAATACGATGTTTTCTTGCTTGTGGAACAAGAATTGTACTGTCGGCAGCTGATTTTATCTGCTGTGCATATAGACCAACCCCTGTTGCTTGCAAGATGCAGAACAACAGGGTGATCATTAGACGATATGTTAAACTATTAACTGTCAATTTTCTTATTTATTCTTTAGGCTATCAAAGATTTCCATGATTCTTTCAAGGTCTTCCTCGTTATTGAATGGAATACTGATTTTACCTTTTCCTTTTGCTGTGCAGGAGAGTTGTACCTTTGCATTGAAGAATCCGGCAAGATGTTTTTTAAGTATATTATATTCTTCCGGAAGCTTATTGCCTTTTGTGGCTAACTTCTTGTTTCCACTTTTTATTGTTTCTCCTTCATTAAGTGCTTTCACTATCTCTTCGACTTTTCTTACTGAGTAAGAGTTGCGAAGAATCTCTTCGTACACTTTTACCTGGAGTTTTGGGTCATTCAAAGTGATCAGTGCGCGGGCATGTCCCATATCGATAGCCTTATTTTGCAAAGCCACCTGAATTTGAGCAGGAAGTTTTAATAGACGAAGGTAGTTGGCTATAGTTGTACGCTTTTTACCCACGCGTTCGCTTAGTCTTTCCTGAGTCAGATTGTATTGTTCAATCAGATGCTGATAGGCTAGTGCTATTTCAAGAGAGTTCAGATCTTCACGTTGAATATTCTCAATCAGTGCCATTTCCATTACATTCTCATCATCAGCTGTGCGGATGTAAGCTGGAATTGTTGCCAGCCCGGCTAATAGCGTTGCACGATAACGGCGTTCACCTGCAATAATCTGGTAAGAATCGTCTGAAACTTTTCTCAGTGTAATTGGTTGAATAATTCCGATCTCCCGAATGGAATCGGCTAGTTCTTCAAGAGCGGTCTGATCAAACTCACGACGTGGCTGGTCGGGGTTGACTGAAATCTTGGATAATTCAATTTCGTTAATGGAAGATGAGCCCTCTGTCTTCACTTCATCCATTGAAATCAGGGCATCCAATCCTCTGCCTAATGCAAACTTTTTTTGTACTGCCATGTCTTATCTTACTTTCTGTTATGTTTTATAATTTCCTGTGCCAGTGCTAAATGGTTTTTTGAACCGGTAGAGTCGGCATCGTATAGAATTACCGGAAGTCCGTGGCTTGGAGCTTCGCTTAGTTTTACGTTACGCTGTACTACCGTTTTAAATACCAATTCCTGGAAGTGTCTTTTTACTTCATCATAGATTTGATTGGCTAATCTTAGACGGGAATCGAACATGGTGAGCAAAAATCCTTCTATTTCAAGTGTTGGATTTAGCTTGGATTTTATGATCTTGATTGTGTTCAACAGTTTGCTGATACCTTCCAGTGCAAAATATTCACATTGAACCGGAATTATTACCGAGTCTGCTGCTGTTAACGAATTGATTGTGATAAGTCCCAAAGACGGAGAACAGTCTATCAGGATGTAGTCATACTCTTCTTTCATTGGAGTCAGAATCTTTTTCAACACTTTCTCCCTGTCAGGAAGATTGAGCATCTCAATTTCTGCACCTACTAAATCAATATGTGACGGAATAACATCAAGACCTTCAATGTCTGTCGTGTAAATTGCCTCTCTTGCGTCTGTCTGATTGATAATACATTCATAAATACTGCATTCCACCTGTTTAAGGTCTACACCTAGACCTGAGGAGGCATTAGCTTGAGGGTCGGCATCAACAACAAGCACCTTCTTCTCCAGCGTCGCAAGTGACGCAGCAAGATTGATGGTTGTCGTTGTTTTCCCGACTC
The Bacteroides sedimenti genome window above contains:
- a CDS encoding DUF5683 domain-containing protein is translated as MTVNSLTYRLMITLLFCILQATGVGLYAQQIKSAADSTILVPQARKHRIESKNTIQERSSSDSIDLVNKKNLEEINAPLKVDPLALRSDSMQAARKIFIPNSSKATWLAAVFPGGGQIYNRKYWKLPIIYGGFVGCAYALSWNNKYYKDYSQAYLDLMDSDDKTNSYLNFLPPNFNTAGKEDWLKKVFKQKKDSYRRYRDLSIFAFIGVYLVSIIDAYVDAELSNFDISPDIGLQINPAVINEYHSQKNVFGVQCSLKF
- a CDS encoding ParB/RepB/Spo0J family partition protein, translated to MAVQKKFALGRGLDALISMDEVKTEGSSSINEIELSKISVNPDQPRREFDQTALEELADSIREIGIIQPITLRKVSDDSYQIIAGERRYRATLLAGLATIPAYIRTADDENVMEMALIENIQREDLNSLEIALAYQHLIEQYNLTQERLSERVGKKRTTIANYLRLLKLPAQIQVALQNKAIDMGHARALITLNDPKLQVKVYEEILRNSYSVRKVEEIVKALNEGETIKSGNKKLATKGNKLPEEYNILKKHLAGFFNAKVQLSCTAKGKGKISIPFNNEEDLERIMEIFDSLKNK
- a CDS encoding ParA family protein — its product is MGKIIALANQKGGVGKTTTTINLAASLATLEKKVLVVDADPQANASSGLGVDLKQVECSIYECIINQTDAREAIYTTDIEGLDVIPSHIDLVGAEIEMLNLPDREKVLKKILTPMKEEYDYILIDCSPSLGLITINSLTAADSVIIPVQCEYFALEGISKLLNTIKIIKSKLNPTLEIEGFLLTMFDSRLRLANQIYDEVKRHFQELVFKTVVQRNVKLSEAPSHGLPVILYDADSTGSKNHLALAQEIIKHNRK
- a CDS encoding RelA/SpoT family protein yields the protein MDMDNNKQLTDEEMIDQAFQELLNDYLATRHRKRVEIITKAFNFANQAHKGIKRQSGEPYIMHPIAVAKIVCNEIGLGSTSICSALLHDVVEDTDYTVEDIENIFGPKIAQIVSGLTKISGGIFGAHASAQAENFKKLLLTMSDDIRVILIKIADRLHNMRTLGSLLPNKQYKIAGETLYIYAPLANRLGLNKIKTELENLSFKYEHPEIYTEIQGKLKATEAHRDEVFKNFTAPIRAQLDKMGLKYEIIARIKSIYSIWNKMQTKSIPFEEIYDLLAVRIIFTPKNQEEELNECFNIYVSISKIYRPHPDRLRDWVSHPKANGYQALHVTLMANNGQWIEVQIRSDRMNEVAEQGFAAHWKYKEGGGSEDEGELDKWLKTIKEILEDPQPDAMDFLDTIKLNLFASEIFVFTPKGEIKTMPQNATALDFAFSIHTYLGSHCIGAKVNHKLVPISHKLESGDQVEILTSRSQKVQPSWENFATTAKAKAKITTILRREQHNAQKEGEQTLLEFLKNEDVRPDPANIDKLIKSHNSLSKEEFLVNIGVKKIVLGEADRNLLHEKSGTSWKKYLKFSFGAGKEQKEESEEKQQAEKIDKKKILKLTEDTIQKNYKIAACCKPIPGDDVLGFIDDNNEIIIHKRQCPVANKLKSSFGNRIIAAEWETHKTLSFPVIIYINGIDCVGLLNKVTQVVSQQLNVNIQKLSVEAKDGIFEGKVQLEVHDVEDVRIICDNLRKIKNVKEVKRIEE
- a CDS encoding lytic transglycosylase domain-containing protein, with translation MKKLFLILTFVLFIISQINAQSINVTVHENGTTREETIGLPQSMTYDIDSLLNEWHSKNALTPARDCMMKDENPTFSDSVYIDRLSRIPAVMELTYNDIVRKFIELYSGKLRKQVSYMLGAANFYIPLFEEALDAYNIPLELKYLPIIESSLNPKATSPVGAAGLWQFMIGTGKVYGLESNSLVDERRDPIKSTWAAARYLRDLYTIYQDWNLVIAAYNCGPGNINKAIRRANGSKDYWAIYNYLPQETRGYVPAFIAANYVMNYYCDHNICPMEAELSENTDTVMVNKSLHFEQIADICGININQIRSLNPQYKTDVIPGNTGAYTLRLPRNYINTFIDRQDTIYNYRADELFLNRKTVSVEEVAEKPAAPKYVYHKVRKGQTLSTIAQRYGVSVSEIKKWNRLRKNKISSGKRLKIYK